One segment of Solanum lycopersicum chromosome 1, SLM_r2.1 DNA contains the following:
- the LOC109119534 gene encoding transcription factor bHLH95-like, with protein MNGGGENNHVFPWETNDGWPYQNLNGNQIGSGVTFEGDKLQDPNRFDTYEPLTAVNEVIEATGDTGGLNHDLHIWTARQRTKKIGILFDTLRALIPKIPAKAGKSTIVEKAVNHIQKLQNTFEKLEHEKLKRLQEHNVRCMSSQKFTNAGNNWEKYQGDQGSTHNSSSIASTTHGTNPLMVNNNIPTGFVTWSSPNVIVNVCGENAHISVCCPKKSGLFTFIGYVLGKHQIEILSAQVSCDQFRSMFMIQAHATGGTGIAQVSEASRVEEMYKQVAIEIMSFATPN; from the exons atgaatggagGCGGTGAGAATAATCATGTTTTTCCATGGGAAACTAATGATGGATGGCCGTACCAAAACTTGAATGGCAATCAAATTGGGAGTGGAGTGACATTTGAGGGTGACAAGTTACAAGATCCAAATAGATTTGATACTTATGAACCATTGACAGCTGTTAATGAGGTGATTGAAGCAA CCGGAGATACAGGAGGATTAAATCATGATTTACACATCTGGACGGCGAGACAAAGGACAAAGAAAATTGGAATTTTGTTCGACACTCTTCGTGCTTTGATTCCTAAAATCCCTGCTAAG GCTGGTAAGTCTACAATTGTTGAGAAAGCAGTGAACCACATCCAAAAATTGCAGAATACTTTTGAGAAGCTTGAACATGAAAAACTAAAAAGGCTTCAAGAGCATAATGTAAGGTGTATGAGTTCACAAAAATTTACTAATGCTGGTAACAATTGGGAGAAATATCAGGGTGATCAAGGATCAACACATAATTCTTCCTCTATTGCATCAACAACTCATGGTACCAATCCCCTTATGGTGAATAATAACATTCCAACAGGTTTTGTGACATGGAGTTCACCAAACGTGATAGTTAATGTTTGTGGTGAAAATGCACATattagtgtgtgttgtccaaagaaGTCAGGGCTATTCACCTTCATTGGTTATGTTTTGGGGAAACATCAGATTGAGATTCTGTCTGCTCAAGTTTCATGTGATCAATTCAGAAGCATGTTCATGATCCAAGCTCAT GCTACAGGTGGAACTGGCATAGCTCAAGTCTCTGAAGCATCCAGAGTTGAAGAAATGTACAAGCAAGTTGCGATTGAGATAATGTCGTTTGCAACCCCCAATTGA
- the LOC104645978 gene encoding uncharacterized protein, protein MTNEVGKHKGSRLVESDTSRICEFLRMNPPSFTSLSTIEDSENFVEKLKNVFDVMHLIDTEELEIDAYQLKNVSMMWFDQGKEGRDKNAPRLSWTFFEETFFGVSFLENKKRQRAAEDQCQPCTMAQGGSKPLACAKCGRNHSSSCRDRSAGCFKYGQNGHFMRDSTKNRYGNGNGGNIVQSSSVAPPDRAAPRRATCGMAEGQTTSMQSLAAKINITLQLLSQV, encoded by the exons ATGACTAACGAAGTCGGGAAACATAAAGGATCTCGACTAGTGGAGTCTGATACCTCGAGGATTTGCGAGTTTCtaagaatgaatcctcctagcTTTACCAGTCTGAGCACTATTGAGGATTCGGAGAATTTTGTTGAGAAGCTGAAGAATGTTTTTGATGTGATGCATCTCATAGATACCGAAGAGCTTGAGATAGATGCATATCAACTAAAGAATGTGTCTATGATGTGGTTCGACCAAGGGAAGGAGGGTAGAGATAAGAATGCACCACGTTTGAGTTGGACTTTCTTTGAAGAAACTTTCTTCGGCGTTTCTTTCCTTGAGAACAAAAAGAGGCAAAG GGCAGCAGAAGATCAATGCCAACCA TGTACCATGGCACAAGGGGGTAGTAAGCCTCTTGCATGTGCCAAGTGTGGTAGAAACCATTCAAGTAGTTGTCGTGATCGCTCTGCTGGCTGTTTCAAGTATGGTCAGAATGGGCATTTCATGCGAGACAGTACAAAGAATAGATATGGAAATGGtaatgggggcaacatagtgcaatcttcatcagttgctcCACCAGACAGGGCTGCACCTAGAAGAGCTACTTGTGGTATGGCAGAGGGACAAACCAcctctatgcaatcactagccGCCAAGATCAATATAACTCTTCAGTTGTTGTCACAAGTATGa